The Halococcus salsus genome contains the following window.
ATCAGTACCTCACAAAGCGGGTTAGGTGAACGGGCTGCTTGGTCGGTTGATGCGACCGGACCAAGCAGCCAACGAACTCACCGAAGAGCAGGTGCTTAACTTCCTCGTCAACAGCCTCGACGAGGAGATCGATATCGGACTCGGCGAAAACGCCGATATCGACTCCGAGGACATCTGGGACGTCCTCGTCGGCGCAACAGCCGACGAGGACTCAGTCAGCCACCTCTGTGAGATTTCAGAGGAATCACCGCACGGCAATACGATTCTCCACCATCTCCGGACGAAGTTCGAGCTCTCTGAGCTCGAACGAGTCGGCAAGACACTCATCCAGCAAAATATCCTCGAACTACTTCCGGATCGGCCGGTGGAGGTCGCTGCCGACCTCCACCTCCGACCGTACTACGGCGAGGAGTACGACTCTGAGGAGGAGCTCTACGAATCACTCGCTAAAGCCGGAACGACCACGTTCCACGGCTACGCCACACTCTACGCGCGGGTGCGCAACAAACGCTACACGCTGGCGGTGCGCCGTCTCACCGACGGCGACACCGCCAGCTCGATCCTCGCGGAACTGCTCGGCGTGCTCGAAGGCCTTGACCCGGAGGTCAAGGCCGTCTACCTCGATCGCGAGTTCTACGATACGTACTGTTTGACGCTGCTGGCCGCCCACAACTACGCGTACGTCATGCCCATCGTGAAGTGGGGCGAAGCGATCCAGAACGAACTGAGTCAGGGCTGGAGCCGCGTGATCGATCACGACCTCCAAGGGGAAATCGACGGTCACACGTGGACCGTCGATTTCCCGGTCTATATCGACTGTACGTACCAGCAAGGGAAGTATGACGAAGAGGGGGTGGCGCGTCACGGCTACGCCGTCGACGCGCCGTTCATCGAGACTCCACGTCAGGCTCGGAAGTACTACAGCCGACGGTTCGGAGTCGAGTCGTCCTACCGTCTATCCGAACGAAGCGTAGCGAATACGACGACACAGAATCCGGCGGTGCGGTTTCTGTACGTGCTGATCAGCTTCCTTCTCCAGAACGCGTGGCGGTATCTCCACTGGGAGTATGTGGCGTCGCCGCGCCGTGGCGCGCGACGCCTCTGGTCGTGGCGCTTCGACGAGTTCCTCGGGATGGTACGGCGGGCAGCGGAGACGTCGCTCGCTGTGCGTCGCGCCGTCCCCGCGAACAAGCCACCGGACGACCGCTTCGAGCGGTAATCCACCGACCGGGACCGTCCGCTCGGTGAGTGGCAACACCGTCGCGTCGGCGGCGGAACGCCGCCGACTGCGACAGGTTCGATGTCCTTGGTGCTGAATACCCCTCCTCAGCAGTTGCTCGTGCCGATTTCTCCACCGAATTCACGTCTTAGAAGAAGTCAACTGGCGTGCTTTGTGAGGTACTGAGACTTCCTCCTCGACGTAGTAGATATGCCCGCGACGATAGAGTATATCCAATGCATAGGTCGCGTCAGCCTCCGTGAACGCTTCATCCGCGACGAGAACGGCTTGAGCCTCCTCTTTCGTGAAGTCCGCTTCCGAAAAGTCGTATTCGTCCTCGCCGTTCTCACCGTTTTGGTCGTCTTGGGCTGCTTCGGAGAGGATATCGAGCGCATCCTGAGCCAGCGGTGATAGTCGGCGCTCCCAGCTCATAAAGGATGTTCGGGCCCAAGAGCATGAACCTCTGGATATTTCACACCAACTGATATCGACCATTCGAACACAAGGATTCAAGACCGCCGCTGGAAAACAAGAGGGTTGCACAATGGTTGAAATTTCAGACCAGTTGGAGTGTCTCTTTAGTGACTCTATCGAACAAGACGGTGGGTCATACCGAATTGAAGTACCGAAACGCGAAATCGACAACGGCTCAATCGTCCCCGGGGAGACCTACCGTGTCGCAATTCTCTCAACCGAGGCAGTAGATGAGGAAAGCGATTCTCAGTCGCAGTCACGTTCTAGTACTTCGGAATCAACGACACAATCGCCACCTGTCAAACAGGGCGACAAGCGCACGCTAACCATCGAATCAATCGGTGACCAGGGCGATGGCATCGCAAAAGTCGAGCGGGGCTATGTCGTCATTGTTCCCGGTGCCCGCCCTGACGACGAGGTTGAGGTCGAAATCCAAAACGCTCGTGAGAACGTCGCGTTCGCGGAAGTCATTGGGATGGCGTCATCGACCGCTAACGAACAAGAGTAGGTCTCATTAAGAGAGGCAAGATTCCTCGTACGAAGAGCTCACCAGTCAAAGTGGACGGGGGGGGGGGGTGTCCGCAATTCTAGTCACTTAGTATGTAGGAGATAACGGGGGATGTCCGCAATTATCTTCGTAGGAACACCAAACACACAGGGGGTCCGCCATCGTCGATAGACGGATTATTGATAGAACGTGGACTCACGTCCCGCTACAACTCAGAGGCGATCTCGTCGGCAATATCGCCATACTGCTCTGCATAGTTGTCATCGTTCTTTAGAATCTGTATGGTTTCATATAGTGGTATCGATAACTCTGCTTCCCATCTTACACCCCCTGGTTTCCTTCCAGAGACTTTTTCCATGCCGATGACACCGGTAAGCTTCAAATTGATAATTCCCCGCGCGTATAAACTCGAACGAGTCCTCGGGCGCGTTCACCAGCCATTGCCCTCGCTCTCGCTGGACGTTGGATAGACGTCTCGAAACAGGTTATTTCGGGACGATTCGTTTGCTTCTTTGCTCTACGCTCCCTCTGATTAGGACTCGCCCTGTACAGGTCCGATATACTCCCATTTCAGGTCCTTTCCCTCTCGGTGGACCCGATATTCATAGGGACCGTGAGGACAGGTACTACAGTTCTCTTTCCCACATGGGACTTTCTTGATCACCGTCGTCCCCGCCGACTCGTCGCCGCCGTCGTTCTCGACGTCGACAAGCTCCTCCTCGTCGTCGACCTCGACCGAGCGCTGCTCGCGGTAGTCAGCTAGCTCCTCACACCACGCAGCGATTTCTCGGAGCGTCGATGAGTCTTGGGCCTCGACGCCTTCGCGAACGTATTTCGGTACGCTCGCTGGGGCTTGGGGCTCGCCACCGTCTGCGATCCGGTTGGATTCGTGAGTTCGATCTGAGTATGCCATAGGTTTCTTCGAAACAGGCGTCGCCGTCCGGTCTTACCTAACATATGAACCCACATCTCGTTAAATGTTTGGTAAGATAGTGCGACCTCGCGGCGCTGCGCGGCGAGCTACGTCTCCGAACAACCGGCTACTGAGTTCACGAATCGGTCATATCCGTCGGTTCAAGGCGACTCTCTGGGTAGTAGTAGGGATCGCCGGCGTTGAGGGTTCCGTCGGCGTCGGCCTCTAAAACCTCGGCAACGGTCCATTCGCTAAGGTAGGCATCGAGCGACTCCGCGAATCGAACTTCGATCACCCGGTCGGTCGGCGGATACTCTTGATTGTAGTTTGCGACCGTTTCGCTCGTACTTGGGATCACGAACTCATCGGCGCGCTCGTCGCGCACGCTCATGACTAGGATTTCTTTACCCTCTCCGTCGCGATCGAGTGCGACCGTTCCGCGTTCGAGCTCGCTCTCAGGCGGTGAGGAGGATGAAGACTTGACCATCTCCCGGATTCGATCTGCGAATGAACGCAGATGGTCTACAAACGCCATTGGTATTCTCTCCCTCTGAGTAGCGGATTCAGTTCTTTTACATGCACCCACCCCACTGTCCGCAATTTCACTGTAGAACAACGAATCACCTTCACAAGCAAGATGGCTACGTCGCTCATAGACCAACCACCATGTCGACAATTGTGGTCATAGTGAATTCGTAAAGAAGATTGTTAAGTTGGTCGTCGCCGGCAGCGATACGTACTGTCAGGCGTGGGCTGTCCTAAGAGATCTTGGGTATGCAGATATACCCGTTTCCATGAGACGGAGATAGCATCCATACTCGTGGAGGAAGCAGTATTGATGAGTTGTAAGGTGGTCTTGTAGAGTTACTAATTAGGTAATGGAAGAACTACCAGGAGGACACACACCTCGCACCGAGTGAGTTCTCTATAGACTCCCTGATATAGAGTGTCCTCACTCAAATTACGGTTTGGAAGACAGTTTGGAGAGAGCGTACAGACACACCTCGCACCGAGTGAGCTACGAAAGGACACGATAGGTTCTGAATGACACATATAAATAAATCAATTTCGGGAACTAGAGTAAAGTTATAAGCCTAATGCCACCTATCTACTACGCCAATACTGCTGATATAAGAAAATTTATATAACATAGAAAAATCTCTCCTATCCACGATACCTTGGCTCACTCGTTACGAGGTGTGTGTGTGGGGAGGGAGTTACTATATAAAGAAGCTCAGAATACAGCCTTAGACCTTTGTAGGCAATTCCACGGATACTCACTCGGTGCGAGGTTGGTATCTTTAACTTGAACGGTTGTGTGGAGCAGATATGGTCGATGCCGACAACATCTTCGGTGGAGGGGAAATATTCCGGCGTCGAGAGCTGCTCAGAGTAGGACACGTTCCTGAACTGGATCGGGTCGTAGGAAGGGATGATGAAATAACTGAGATGGGAGGTGCACTCGGCCCAGGAACTCGTGGAGGACCTCCGGACTCCGTCATAATATACGGGAAGACAGGAACCGGCAAGTCCCTAGTTTCACGGTGTACAACACGAGAAGCCCAGCGGAAAGCCCAGGAAAATGGAGCAACTCTCCGATACGGATATGTGGACTGCTCAGACTACACAACTGAAACGCAAGCAAGCAGGGAACTAGCGCAACAACTTGCCGAGAATATAGAAACAGATCACAGTATTCCTAGAAAAGGAGTTGGAGCGGCTACTTATCGAGATATGACTTGGGAGATGCTCAACAAGCACAATGTAGACTCCTTTGTTGCAATCCTTGATGAGATCGATAAGTTAGAGGACGACGAACTTCTCCGAAGCCTCTCTCGAGCCAAAGAAAGTGGAAAAGCAAATTGCCATATTGGGGTGATTTGTATCAGTAATAAAGTTGAGTACAAAGAACGTCTAGATCAGCGAGTACACTCAAGCCTTCAGGACAACGAACTCATCTTTAATCCATATGACTCGGACCAACTCCGCGCAATACTGGAAAATCGACGTGAGGCCTTCCAAGAAGGAGTTTTAGAGGAAGGTGTTATACCGAAGACGGCAGCCCTCGCTGGACGAGAACATGGAGACGCTCGCAAAGCTGTTGATATGCTGTATGAAGCCGGAAGGCTAGCAGAAAGAGAGGGCCAAACTACTGTAAAGGAATCCCACATCGATGCAGCCCTCACCAAGGCAGAGGTTAATCGCGTAAAGCAGCTTATAAGTGGCTCACCCCCTCATGTCAAATATATTTTACAAGCTTTAGCACTTCTCACGAGAAGCAGGAACACTTCGACTTTTCGAACGTCGGAGATATACGAATTCTATCAGCGTCTCGTAGACCGAGAAGGTATGGAGTCAATATCACAAGATCGTGTTTATCGCCTACTGAAAGAACAGGCGTTCCTCGGTCTTTTAGAAGCAAATCACACCGGTGGAGGTGACTATGAAGGTGCATATCTCGAGCATACTCTCATTAGTGAGCCAGAAGTTGTTCTAAATGCGCTTGAGAATCGAGCCTGAACACACCTCGCACCGAGTGAGTTTTTATCGATAACAAGGGAGAGAGGCCATAAGAAGTAACTTGAGGGTACAGGGCATCTGTGACTCTACAGTTGCATTAACTCCTTGAAAGGCGATGGAGCCCATTATTTAACCGATTGTTTGATGCTATAGACAAGACACATCAGAAGCGCTCTCTCGGAACTAGCAATACGGCTCGCGAGCTTGGCGAAGTTGAGCGAGCGCTTCATAGCTGAATTTGTCGACTTGGTCATTGATTGTCGACACAAAAAGAAGTCAGTAAACCTCTCGCCGATCGCGGAATTGGACCCCTAAGATAGTCGTTATTCTCTCTGTTTCTTGGCAACAACCCCCCAATAACATCTGTCAAACGATTGGGGTGTGTTGATTAGGTTTATACTTCGGCTCTGTCTCGGGATATGGCATAAGCTAGGAAATCATAGCGCCAAAGGAGAACGGGACGGGGATCACCACTCCCGTAATCGTCCCGTTTCTGAGCGCGGTCGTCGCGCCCGGTTCCACCATGGAATCGGGCGCAACCCTACCCAGGGTGCGACCGTTGCTCGTTCTGACACGGCCGATGCCCATATAGTTTGCCCCCTTCAGCAGCCAAGGCTATTGGCGATTGGGTGGGCAAACGGGTCGTCGGTACGACGGTTTTCCCGACCGTCAGCGCGCGATTATCGGGGCTCACACATGAGCCAGCGCACATCCCACGCCCATAGCGAAGCCGCCGTCCAAACCGGGTCCGCTGAAGCGGGTATTTCCCGCCTCTTGCCCGGTAGCAGTGGCCTCGCCAGTGATCCGATCGTCTTGCATGACGTCGGCCCGCAATACACCGAGTGGCTGCCCGACCTGCTCGACGAGCTCGTGCCGACTGTCGAGCGTACTGTTCGCGAGCTCACGCTTAACTACGATCCTCGGATACTTCGCGACGAGCGGCCGCGTCTGTTCCCTACCGAGTGTTTACAGCGGAAATACGGTGTCGGGGTCCCCGACGAGGATGGTGTGCCGATCCACCCGTTCAACGATGCCGTCTCGAAGCTCGCGATCTCCTACGGCCGCGTGATCGTCAGCGACCTCAGTGAATCGAGCCATCGGCGCTACGCGGGGTAGGTTAAGACCAGCTGTCTTTCTCAGGAGAGGTCGTACGAGAATCCTCGACAATAGCGCCCTTGTCTTACCAAACATTAGAAAAGAATTGCAAGCAGATGTTTGGTAAGATCAGTTCATGCCATCTCCTTCGCTCTGTGACCACGTCTATCCCGAATATTACCTGCTTTGAGATATTCCTCAGTGGATGGCTCTTTGTATTCCAATGAGGGATCTTCTCTCCTACTCCGGATTGCCGCTGTAAAACGCTGGGTTGGTTGATATCCTCCGGGATTAAGCGATCCCACACCCCTCAGTGCCGCTGTAAACTTCTCTTTGAGAGTCCATAGACGCCACTTTGACGATATGGAGAGAAGTACTTGACTACTATTTAAAGATCTGATTATGAATAGGATCACACAGAAACATAGATTTATCACATATCCAGTTGTATTCACCGTAAGCCATCTTTGGCGTATAGAGACGACATTCTCTTTGGCGTCGGAATAATGAAATGATGGTTCCACTTTTCCACTCTCCTCCTCATTCTATGGGGTTCTGAGTTGTCTCTGAGTAAAGTAGCCTCATCCAACCTATGTTTCCAGTGGCGTATTTCTCCTTACAGCGGCAACGAGGGGTGAGGGACATCCATGTTTACAGCGGCAATCCGGGGTTGCCATCGCCATCGTACTCTAAACACACTCTAAAACTGCGAAAAATGGGCAGCTCCCTGATCCAATCTCATCCAATGCATCATGGACGGAATTTTACAGCGGCACTGGGGTGGGCGAACATTCATACTTCACCCGTGGTAGAGACCCACTATGGAAGAGTCGACATCGTTCTTCGGGGACCCGGACCCAATCTTCGCGGACAAAGAGCTCCTTCGAGTCAGCCACCTTCCACAGGGTGATAGAATCATTGGGCGGGAAGACGAGCTCCAGAGTCTTGCAAAGGCGATAAAGGACGCACAGCGAGGTGGAACCCCGAACAATGTACTCATCTATGGGAAAACGGGTACTGGCAAAAGCCTCTGTTCAAAGTACATTACGCGTGATCTCGCTAACGCTGGCGCTGAAAACGGTGTCTCAATTGGCATTGCATATGTTGACTGCTTTCAGGAATCCACTGAAACCCAAACAATTCGAACCATCGCTCAATCACTAAACGACCCTGAAACAACAGATATCACTGTTCCTCATTCTGGTGTGAGCACTTCCGATTACTATCGACGGTTGTGGGATATTCTGGATGCGCGCTTGGATGTGGGGATCATCATCCTCGACGAGATCGACAAACTTGAGGATGATAATGTACTGATGCAGCTCTCGCGTGCTGCAGAAGCGGGCAAGGTCAGCGACTCTACCCTCGGAATCATCGGGATCAGCAACAAAATACGCTACAAAGACACTCTAAACGAGCGTGTGAAGTCAAGCCTCTCCGAGCGGGATTTTGTCTTTCCCCCATATGATGCATCACAGCTTCGAGCCATCCTCAGGTCAAGGGCGGACGCGTTCCGCGACGATGTTCTCTCCGGAGATGTCATCCCAAAGGTAGCTGCGTTGGCTGCTCGTGAGCATGGAGATGCTCGCAAAGCAATCGACATCCTTCGCTACGCTGGTGAAATCGCGGATGAACACGATAGTGAAACGGTTACTATTGAGTTCGTTGATGAGGCAAACGACCGAGAAGAACAAGCTCGACTCTCAGAACTCATCTCAAAGCAACCGACGCACTCTAGGTATTTGATGACTGCACTCGCACTTCGAACTCAGGAATCGTCAGAGGAAGAACCGAGAATACCTTCAAAGCAGGTGTACTCCGCCTACCAGATTGTGTGCGATCGGGAAGGAGTTGGCCCTTTGAAGATGCGCCGAATTCGTGATCTTCTCTCTGAACTTGCATTTCTCTCCCTTATCGAACAAGACCGCAAGGGGCGGGGGAAGGGAAAAGGAGCTCACACAGTCAACGAACTTGTTGATGACCCAGAGATAGTGGTTGAAGCCTGCAAATCGTAGTGGATACTTCTTGGCTCATGAATTTTATATCAGTATTGTAACTTCCCAAAAACGGCAAGACCTCACCTCTTGAAATTAGATCTCGCCTACTACATTCTTCGACCAGACCTCAATCTCTTTTATTAGCCAATGAACTGTCTCTGACAGCGGTCGACCGTTGTACCGAAACTCGAAGCCACCGTTTTCCCGCTTCCGCAACTGTCGGGCAGCGAGATTCGCGTCACAGAGATTCGAGAGCCGTTTGTTGATGTTGCTCTGGTCTTTCTCGGCTCTTTCAGCGAGCTCAAGCGTTGTTGCGTATGGTATATCCAGCAGCGCGAGATAGGCCTCCAAATCAGCGCCCTTGACGCCGAAAAACAGACATAGCATTTCGCGTAGATCGGACCCTGAGTCGTCTATCACCTTCTCATACTCTGCGAGACGTAGAGCGGCGTCTCCGGCCTCGTCCTCCTGCTGATCACGTTCGGGAACGGGACCAAGACACCCACCGGGCAGCTCCATATGTATTGATGGATTCGTGAGGCGGCTTAGTTTTAACCTCCTACACCCCGGGTTCTCGCCGACGAGAGGCCGGCGCTATCGTTTACTCATGCGCATCGGTAGGCCATCCTGAGTCTTCGTAGTGATCTCCGGCTCAATCGCAATATCGGTATCATCACCGGCCCAATCGAAGCGGTACTGCTGGCCGACCGTCGCGAGCACGAGCACTGCCTCTAAGCTCGCGAACTCTCGTCCGATACACGTTCGTCGCCCACCTCCGAACGGGATGTACGCGAATTCAGCCAGTCCCTCCTCCTCGAAATTGTTAGTCCATCGATCGGGTCGGAAGGATTTCGGGTCGTCGTAGTAGCGCTCGTCGCAATGAGCGGAGATGACCGAGAGATGAACCTGCTCGTCGGCAGGCATTTGATACCCGACGGCATCGACAGGTCGAGTCGTCTGCCGGAAAATCGTGTGAACCGGAGAATACAGTTGTAGCGTCTCCCTCACGATCCGGTTGATGAGCTCTAGGTCGTCGACATTGTCTGGTGTCAACGGGCGGTTCGAGAAGTTTCAACACGACCCTCGGCAGAGGGTTTCTTGATGAATGCGCGAGAGTTCATTGAGCATATTTCTCGAAGCGACCAGCGCCTCGATATTCTCCGCGCTCTTCGAGAGCGTTCGAGTACGCCTTCAGAACTAGCCGAGCGCGCTGGCGTCGACCGAACACCCATCTATAGCGCAATCGAACCTCTTGAACAGTGTGGTGGCGTTGTCTCAATCGAGGGTCGCCGGAAGATGACCGCTGCCGGTAAAGTTGCCGTAAGCGAAACTCTCGACGCCTGCAAAGCCGTTGGCCAGGAAGCGATCGCGCACCTCGCTTCCTCGAAGGACAATAATCGATTTCGTGTACTGAAAGGCCTCGACGAGGGGCTTTCGCGTGGCAAGATGGTTCACAACGACGCTTACCCCTCGCGTTCGACGATCAACCGGGCAATGGAGGGCTTTGAGGCGTTCGACTGGATAACGCCGCGACCAAACAGCACACTCACGAAAACGGGTAAGGATGTCTTAGCGGGTTACGCTGAGTTGTATCGCGTTGTCGAGGTCGTTGTCGAGAAAAAGGCCTATCTCCGGCATATCGACCCGATGAAGGTTGACCTCCCAATCGACTTGCTCGCCAACGCCGACCTGATTCAATCGCGGCCGAATCGTCCACAACGGGCAGATGCACATATGCGAAAGCGGATCAACGAGAGCTTCGGCCACGCCAAAGTGTTTGCGAGCTACTACTCGGAAGCTGAGGTTACACCGATGTTTGACCAAGTTGAGTGCGGTGCGTCGTGGGAGGCTGTGACGCCGTTAC
Protein-coding sequences here:
- a CDS encoding Cdc6/Cdc18 family protein; the encoded protein is MVDADNIFGGGEIFRRRELLRVGHVPELDRVVGRDDEITEMGGALGPGTRGGPPDSVIIYGKTGTGKSLVSRCTTREAQRKAQENGATLRYGYVDCSDYTTETQASRELAQQLAENIETDHSIPRKGVGAATYRDMTWEMLNKHNVDSFVAILDEIDKLEDDELLRSLSRAKESGKANCHIGVICISNKVEYKERLDQRVHSSLQDNELIFNPYDSDQLRAILENRREAFQEGVLEEGVIPKTAALAGREHGDARKAVDMLYEAGRLAEREGQTTVKESHIDAALTKAEVNRVKQLISGSPPHVKYILQALALLTRSRNTSTFRTSEIYEFYQRLVDREGMESISQDRVYRLLKEQAFLGLLEANHTGGGDYEGAYLEHTLISEPEVVLNALENRA
- a CDS encoding cytochrome P450, with product MTPDNVDDLELINRIVRETLQLYSPVHTIFRQTTRPVDAVGYQMPADEQVHLSVISAHCDERYYDDPKSFRPDRWTNNFEEEGLAEFAYIPFGGGRRTCIGREFASLEAVLVLATVGQQYRFDWAGDDTDIAIEPEITTKTQDGLPMRMSKR
- a CDS encoding helix-turn-helix domain-containing protein; amino-acid sequence: MELPGGCLGPVPERDQQEDEAGDAALRLAEYEKVIDDSGSDLREMLCLFFGVKGADLEAYLALLDIPYATTLELAERAEKDQSNINKRLSNLCDANLAARQLRKRENGGFEFRYNGRPLSETVHWLIKEIEVWSKNVVGEI
- a CDS encoding ISH3 family transposase, whose amino-acid sequence is MRPDQAANELTEEQVLNFLVNSLDEEIDIGLGENADIDSEDIWDVLVGATADEDSVSHLCEISEESPHGNTILHHLRTKFELSELERVGKTLIQQNILELLPDRPVEVAADLHLRPYYGEEYDSEEELYESLAKAGTTTFHGYATLYARVRNKRYTLAVRRLTDGDTASSILAELLGVLEGLDPEVKAVYLDREFYDTYCLTLLAAHNYAYVMPIVKWGEAIQNELSQGWSRVIDHDLQGEIDGHTWTVDFPVYIDCTYQQGKYDEEGVARHGYAVDAPFIETPRQARKYYSRRFGVESSYRLSERSVANTTTQNPAVRFLYVLISFLLQNAWRYLHWEYVASPRRGARRLWSWRFDEFLGMVRRAAETSLAVRRAVPANKPPDDRFER
- a CDS encoding TRAM domain-containing protein, whose protein sequence is MVEISDQLECLFSDSIEQDGGSYRIEVPKREIDNGSIVPGETYRVAILSTEAVDEESDSQSQSRSSTSESTTQSPPVKQGDKRTLTIESIGDQGDGIAKVERGYVVIVPGARPDDEVEVEIQNARENVAFAEVIGMASSTANEQE
- a CDS encoding HTH domain-containing protein, which encodes MNAREFIEHISRSDQRLDILRALRERSSTPSELAERAGVDRTPIYSAIEPLEQCGGVVSIEGRRKMTAAGKVAVSETLDACKAVGQEAIAHLASSKDNNRFRVLKGLDEGLSRGKMVHNDAYPSRSTINRAMEGFEAFDWITPRPNSTLTKTGKDVLAGYAELYRVVEVVVEKKAYLRHIDPMKVDLPIDLLANADLIQSRPNRPQRADAHMRKRINESFGHAKVFASYYSEAEVTPMFDQVECGASWEAVTPLPAHMPLPDSRPEIRHFRMGLGTDRVEWNIYPDDLPIDMILFDYDRVLLGTDFELETTRTDAILDSTNPELIEWAHDLYDTYKARSSNPLDYLLNPIREKGIYEALRLDWGRGRMIESD
- a CDS encoding Cdc6/Cdc18 family protein; its protein translation is MEESTSFFGDPDPIFADKELLRVSHLPQGDRIIGREDELQSLAKAIKDAQRGGTPNNVLIYGKTGTGKSLCSKYITRDLANAGAENGVSIGIAYVDCFQESTETQTIRTIAQSLNDPETTDITVPHSGVSTSDYYRRLWDILDARLDVGIIILDEIDKLEDDNVLMQLSRAAEAGKVSDSTLGIIGISNKIRYKDTLNERVKSSLSERDFVFPPYDASQLRAILRSRADAFRDDVLSGDVIPKVAALAAREHGDARKAIDILRYAGEIADEHDSETVTIEFVDEANDREEQARLSELISKQPTHSRYLMTALALRTQESSEEEPRIPSKQVYSAYQIVCDREGVGPLKMRRIRDLLSELAFLSLIEQDRKGRGKGKGAHTVNELVDDPEIVVEACKS